GCAGTTGCTTATGGCCGGGGATACGCCAGAACGCGAAGGATTCGGCATCCACGGGCGGATCGGCATCGGGGTAGAGTTGCACCACGGCAGCGTGGCCGGGCTGCCAGGCCGGATGCGCGTCGCGCGCATCCAGGGCCGGGTCTTCCAGCAGGCGCAGGCTCCAGCGATGCGCCGCGTCCTGTGCTGCCTGTGACCGGCGACGATGGCGCAGCCAATCGAGCCGGTAGTCGGGGTGCCTGCGCAGGTACTCCCAGGCGAGCGCAAGGCTGTCCAGATGCAGCACGTACAGATACGCGGCAGTCGGATACCAAGACTCGGCGGCGCGATCGGCCATGACGCAACCTCCTGGGAACAGGAATCGCCGCCACGGCCGGGCTACGCGCTACATCGCCATCGTCAGAACGTCATGGGTAAAAATTGTGGCTCGGGTTGTCAAGACCAATTGGCTCCGATGCGTTGCGGTTTCCGTCTCAATGTGGCAGTGGCAGCGCCCCGACCGTGGGACGCCGTACAGGCCAGCCTGCCGCAGCCCAGGCCGGACATCATGACTGTTTCGATCAGATTTGCCGGGGTATGCCGCAAGAGTGCCGATTAAGACCTATCCGGCATGACACCAGACTGAGAAAGCCACAGTAGGCCGTACTCAGTCCGGGATGGCCCCGTCGCGCTCGGCCAGCCGGGTGTATTCCGACAGCGTGCGCGTGGGGCGGAAATAGAGGTCGCGCATCACGGGCTGCTGATGCGGCCCGACGATGCCAGCCAGCTCGGACAGCTTGACGGTTCCTTGCGCCGGCATTCCGATTCCCAGGTCGATGAGGCCCCAGGCGGTGTCGCCATCGGCGGGATCGAGCGCAGCCAGCAGCCAGGTCACATGCGCGTCCGGCGTGAACAGCCGCACCACGGGCACCGGGTCGATGGCCCGGCCAGCGGCGCGGGCCTCGCCGTTGGCGAGCAGTTGCGCGCGCTCCGGGACGGTGGCGAGTGGCTGGGGCATGGTCGGCAATCCCACAAATCCAATGATGCACGGATGCGGTTTCACGCCCAAGCGCAGAACCGCCAAACCGGATTTACGCCTTCGTGCGCAAGCGCGGATGCGCTTGCGTGGCTTTGCTGGAACCCGCCGATGCGGATTTCCGTAAAGGCACAAAAACGTAGAACACCAAATGAACACTATAGATTGTAGCTCTATAGGACGCAATGGGCTGTCATCTTGGTTTTTCGAGGGAAACCATAGGTGGCGGCTGGGAACTCATTGGCGAAGGCGTTGAAGACAGTTAGAAAGGCCCGTGGCTTGAGCCAGGAAGCCTTCTCTGACGTGTCCAGCCGTACCTATATGAGTACCCTCGAACGCGACCTGAAAAGCCCGACCTTGAACAAGCTGGCCGAGCTGTGCGAGGTGATGGAGATCCATCCGCTCACACTGCTGACGCTGGCCTATGCGGGCAATAGCCCGCACAAGGCCGACGAACTGCTGGCGCAGGTGCGCCAGGAGCTGGAGGCGGTGTTGAAGGAACGCGACGCGGCGAAGCCGCGCGCGTGACGTTGTGATGTGCTGCGACCAGCAGCACAGCGCCCCGCCGCGATGGGCGGGGCGCTGCGGCGGTCACGCCGCCTGGGGCTTGCTGCGCGACCAGATCAGGTCGTGCGTGCCGTCCTCGCCTTCGATCAGGCGGGCATAGACCGGAGCCGGGAACGAAGGATCGTCGAGGGTCACGGACAGGTAATCGCGCCCGGCCTCGCTTGTCTTCTTCCACGCCGCGCCGATGTCGTGGCCGGCGGCCTGGAGGCGGAAGTCGGGGGCGTTCTCGCTGCTGCCCTTGTCGTTGGGAACCAGCTTGGCCTTGACGTTGAGTGTCAGGGTGCGAAGCGTGCCGGTGAAGCCGTCTTTGTCTGCGGTGAAGGTGCCGATGTTGGCCATGATGTTTTCTCCTTTCGGTTGAACAAGGTTCGCGCCCATCGCGTCCTTGTTGTGATCCGGCCGGCAGGGGACGGGCTGGCCGCACCGCTTGCGGTCGAAACGCAGTGGAGAGCCGGGAGGCGAAAAGAATTTGCTGCGCGAGGAAGCCGTGCAGCGGCGGGGAAATTGTTTTCGCCGGACGGTTGCAGCCATGAAGCCCGAGGCGCAGCCGCGCCACCGCCAGGATTCACAACGAGACAAGGACGCCTTGGGTCGAACCGCTCCGAAAGGAGATAGGGCCTGCTCGGCATCCCCGCTCGAAGGCTTCTCCGGCTCGCCCGCTGACGCGGGCGAGGTCAACCCCGCAACGACAGGCGAGAACGCCTCCACCACACCTTGCGGCGCCGGTCTTGAGGCGTGGCGTGGAAGCTCCATAGCGATGCCGGGCGGGTTGTCCGTGAACCGTCCTTCGTGACGTGATGGGCAGGAACCGCCAGCGTTGAGGACGGCACGCACCTGCACAACCTGCCGCAGCAAGCGCCAGCGTGTTCGCCAGCGCCCCGTTCATCGCGGCGGGGCGCTGGACGGGCCGATCCGGCGCAGCCGGTTCGGCCACATCGAGGGGCGCCAAGCTGCGCGCGGCGGGGATAGCCCGCAGGGCTTTCCCCTGGAGGCAAGCGAAGCGCGCAGCGCCGCAGGCGCGAAGGCGTGAGCAACTGTCTTGAAAGTCAAGCCTCGCAAGCGCGCAGGCTCCATTCAATTGAAGCGTTTTGCCAATGATTCAATAAATGTTGTATTATCGAATCATGAACGAGACCCAAGCCATTTCCGCCCTCGGCGCCCTGGCCCATACCCAGCGGCTGCGCGTGTTCCGCGCCCTGGTGGTCGCCGGCCCCGAAGGGCTGACACCCAGCGTCCTCGCCGACCAGCTCGACGTGGCCCGCAACTCCCTGTCCTTCCACCTGAAAGAACTGGCCCATGCCGGCCTGGTCACCATCGAGCAGCAGGGCCGCAACCTGATCTACCGCGCCGACTTCACCCAGATGAATGGGCTGCTCGGCTATCTGACCGAGCACTGCTGCCAGGGCGGCGCGTGCGAGGTCACCGAATCCTCCTCTGCCTGTACTTCCTGCTGAAAGGATCACCCCCATGAAGCGCTTTCACGTCCACCTGCACGTCGATGACCTGAACCGCAGCATCGGCTTCTATTCCCAACTGTTCGCCGCGCAGCCCGCGCGCGTCGAAGGCGACTACGCCAAATGGATGCTCGAAGACCCGCCGGTCAACTTCGCCATCTCCACACGTGGCAACAAGCCGGGCATCGACCACCTGGGTATCCAGACCGACGATGCCGAGGAATTGGCGGTGCTGAAGGCCCGCGCCGAGGCGGCCGACATGACGCTGCTGGACGTGGGCACCACGACCTGCTGCTACGCGCGCAGCGAGAAGCACTGGATCACCGATCCGCAGGGCGTGGCCTGGGAGCACTTCCACACGCTGGGCAACATTCCGGTCTTTAACGAAGCGGCGCCTGCAGCGACTTCCGCCGCAGCGTGCTGTACCCCGGTGCGCGGCAAGCCGGTGGGCGTTGCGGTGAAGCCGGCTTCCTCCTGCTGCTGATGTGAGATACCCATGACCACCGACAAGACCTACAACGCCCTGTTCATCTGCACGGGTAACTCGGCCCGCTCCATCCTGGCCGAAGGCATCCTCAATGAATTGGGCCAGGGGCGCTTTCGCGCCTACTCGGCGGGCAGCCACCCCAAGGGCGAAGTCCACCCACTGGCGCTCGCCACGCTGGAGCGGCTGCACATGCCGACCGCCGGCTACCGCAGCAAGAACTGGGACGAGTTCGCGGCGCCCGGTGCGCCGGAGCTGGATTTCATCTTCACGGTCTGCGACAACGCCGCCGGCGAGGTCTGCCCCGTGTGGCCGGGACGCCCGATGTCGGCGCATTGGGGTGTGCCTGATCCCGCAGCCGTCGAGGGCACCGACGAACAGAAGCGCAAGGCATTCACGGATGCGGCGCTGACCTTGCGCCGGCGCATCGAGCTATTCCTGTCGCTGCCGATGCAACGCCTGGATGCCATGTCGCTGCAGCACGAGCTGCGCAGCATCGGCACGAAGTGAGGTCTGCGCGATGAGTGTTGGAACCCAAACGGCCAGCCGCGTGCCGGCCGCCCCCACCATGAGCGTCTTCGAGCGCTACCTGAGCGTGTGGGTACTGCTGTGCATCGTCGCCGGTATCGCGCTCGGCCAGTTCGCGCCCAGCGTGTTCCATGCCATCGGCCGCATGGAGATCGCGCAGGTCAACCTGCCGGTGGGCCTGCTGATCTGGGTGATGATCATTCCCATGCTGCTCAAGGTGGACTTCGGCGCTCTCGGCCAAGTCAAGCAGCATTGGCGCGGCATCGGCGTGACGCTGTTCGTCAACTGGGCCGTCAAACCCTTCTCGATGGCGCTACTCGCCTGGATCTTCATCCGCCAGGTCTTCGCGCAGTGGCTGCCCTCCGACCAGCTCGACAGCTATGTCGCGGGCCTGATCCTGCTGGCCGCCGCACCCTGCACGGCAATGGTGTTCGTCTGGAGCCGGCTGACCGGGGGCGATCCTGTGTTCACGCTGTCGCAGGTGGCGCTGAACGACACCATCATGGTCTTCGCCTTCGCCCCAATCGTGGGCCTGCTACTGGGCTTATCGTCCATTACGGTGCCGTGGGACACCTTACTGGTATCGGTCGGTCTGTACATCGTGATTCCGGTCATCCTGGCCCAGCTCTGGCGCCGCGCGTTGCTGAGCAAGGGCCAAGCCGCCTTCGACCGGGCGCTGGAGCGCATCGGCCCTCTGTCGATCGCGGCGCTGCTGCTCACGCTGGTGCTGCTGTTCGCCTTCCAGGGCGAGGCCATCATCCGCCAGCCGCTGGTGATCGCCATGTTGGCGGTGCCGATCCTGATCCAGGTGTTCTTCAACTCCGGGTTGGCCTACTGGCTCAACCGTCGGCTGGGCGAGCAGCACAACATTGCCTGTCCCTCGGCGCTGATTGGTGCCTCCAACTTCTTCGAGCTGGCCGTGGCCGCCGCCATCAGCCTGTTCGGCTTCCAGTCCGGCGCGGCGTTGGCCACCGTGGTCGGCGTGCTGATCGAGGTACCCGTGATGCTGCTGGTCGTGCGCGTGGTCAACCGCTCGCGCGGCTGGTACGAATGCGGCCCGAACTCCGCCACCCGATAACCAACCAGGTCACTCCCATGAGCACCGTCACGATCTACCACAATCCCGACTGCGGCACCTCGCGCAACGTGCTGGCCCTGATCCGCAACAGCGGCGAGGAGCCCACGGTCATCGAGTACCTGAAGACCCCGCCCGATCGGGCGACGCTGATGGTGCTGATCGCCGCAATGGGCGTATCGGCGCGCGCCGTGCTGCGCGAGAAAGGCACGCCCTATGCCGAACTGGGCCTGGGCGACCCGCAGTGGGGCGATGACCGGTTGATCGACTTCATGCTCCAGCATCCCATCCTCATCAACCGGCCCATTGTGGTCACGCCGCTGGGCACGCGCCTGTGCCGGCCTTCGGAGGCCGTGCTGGACATCCTGCCGCAGCCGCAGCGCGGCGCGTTCCGCAAGGAAGACGGCGAAGCCGTGGTGGATGCGGAGGGTCGCAGGGTCTGAGACCTCCCGCACAAGCGGCAGGCAATCTGAAGTGAGGCTGGTATTATCGAATTTCGTTATCGATATTCGATATGAAAGAGAAACCTACTCCACGTGCCATGGAGCACCACGACCTGCTGTCGGGGCTGATCCGCCTGCATGTGCTGCACCACGCAGCCGAGCAGGAGATCTACGGGCAATGGATGATCGACGAGCTGGCCCACCACGGCTACCGCCTCTCCCCCGGAACGCTGTACCCGATGCTGCACAAGATGGAGCGCGACGGCTACCTCGTCTCCCGCCAGGAGCGTGAAGGGCGCACCGTGCGCAAGCTCTACACGATCACGCCCAAGGGCAAGGAAGGCTTGGCGCTGGCCAAGGACCGCATCCGGGAGTTCACCGGGGAGGCGATGCACAAATGACAGATTCCACCAACACCTTGCAGCATGAGGCCGCTGCCGCGCGCGGCTCACCCGTCGAAGTCTTCGGCGCCTTCCTCAAGCTGGGGCTGACCTCCTTCGGCGGGCCGATCGCGCATCTGGGCTATTTCCGCTCGGAGTTCGTCGAGCGTCGCCGCTGGCTGGATGACCGCAGCTACTCCGATCTGGTCGCCCTGTGCCAGTTCCTGCCGGGGCCGGCCAGCAGCCAGGTCGGTATGGCGCTGGGGTTGGGCCGCGCGGGCTGGCTGGGGCTGCTGGCGGCCTGGGCCGGATTCACCTTGCCATCGGCGATTGCGCTGATCCTGTTCGCCTTTGGCATCGCCGAGTACCAGGGGCTGGCCCAGTCCGGCTGGGTGCACGGGCTCAAGGTCGTCGCCGTGGCCATCGTGGCGCAAGCGGTCTGGGGGATGGTCAAGTCGTTGTGCCCGGACCGGCCGCGCGCCGCGCTGGCCATTCTGGCGGCGCTGCTGACCATGGTCCTGCCCTCGGCCGCGGGACAGCTTGCCGCCATCGCGGTGGCAGGGCTGCTGGGCTGGTGGACATTGAAGATCGCGCAACCCGGCGGCGGCCACGCCCACAGCTACCCCGTCTCGCGCAAGCTGGGCATCGTGGCGCTGCTGCTGTTTGCCGCACCGCTCGTCGGGCTGCCCCTGTGGGCGGCAGCCACGGACTCGTCCACGATAGCCCTGCTGGAAGGGGTGTACCGCTCCGGTGCACTGGTCTTCGGCGGTGGACACGTTGTGCTGCCGCTGCTGCAGGCCTCGGTGGTGCCCAGCGGCGTCGTGAGCAATGCCGACTTCCTGGCCGGCTACGGTGCGGCGCAGGCCGTGCCGGGGCCGCTGTTCACTTTCTCGGCCTACCTCGGCGCGGTCGCCCACGGACCGCTGCATGGCTGGATCGGCGGGCTGGCACTCCTGGGCACGATCTTCCTCCCCGCTTTTTTCATGCTGGTCGGTGCACTGCCGTTCTGGGAAGGGCTGCGCCACCGCGCGGGCATCCAGACGGCCATGGCCGGCATCAACGCCGGCGTGGTCGGTATTCTGGTGTCCGCCCTCTATGACCCGGTATGGACGAGTGCCATCCACAGCAAGGCGGATTTTGGGCTGGCGCTGCTCTCGTTCGGACTGCTGACGGTGGGGCGCGTGCCGCCGGCGCTCGTGGTGCTGTTAGCCGGGCTGGTGGGCTGGGTCATGGCGATGGGCGTCTGAATCTCATGTGGCACACCCTGACCATCCAGCTCCGACACGAAACCGCCGACGACATTGCCGCCATCGAAGCGGTCACGACCGCCGCCTTCGCTGATGCACCACACACCAGCCACACCGAGCAATTCATCGTGCGCGCCTTGCGTGCCGCCAACGAACTGACGCTTTCCATCGTGGCCGAAGAACATGGGCGCGTCGTCGGTCACGTCGCGCTGTCGCCAGTAACGATCACCCATGAGCACAGGCGAAAGACCGAGGGCTGGTATGGGTTGGGGCCGATCTCCGTCCTGCCGCCAAGGCAGGGGCGAGGCATCGGTTCGCGCCTGATGGAACAGGCGCTGTCTGAACTGCGGGCTATGCAGGCCGCAGGCTGCGTGCTGCTGGGAGATCCAACGTACTACACGCGCTTTGGCTTCCAGGCCCATGCGGGCTTGCAACTGCCGGGCGTGCCGCCCGGCTATTTCATGGCGCTGGCCCTGCATGGGACAGTGCCGGAAGGCATCGCGCACTACAGCGATGCCTTCAACGCCGCCGCCTGAGCCAGCGCGAAGGCGGCGGCGTTTTAATTCGGCTATTGGCCTTGAACACCGGGCGCGGCCACTGTCGCACCCGGATTTCGCGTCCACCGCGCCCAGGGCGGAACGGCCTGGGCGCGGTGCTGATCGCGGTTATTCCTTCGTCTCGATGCGCCACCACACAAAGCGAAGCGCCCCGGTCGAGGCCGGGGCGCTCGCCTTCGGCGCGGGTCAAGCGGCCAGCGCCTCGGCGGGTTCATCCGCCATTGCTTCGGCATCCTCCGGGGCGTCCTGCTCCGGGCCGGCCTCCTGCGCGGTGTCCTGCGGGCCTTCGGCCTTGAAGATGGCAGGCATCCAGCCCGTGCCATCGGCCAGCCGCTCGGCCTCGCTGGCAATGTCGGCCTTCTTGAGTTTCGCCAGCCGGGTGACGGATTCCGGTGCAAACGCGCCCACGGCATCCAGAATCACGGCCTTGGAAACGTGCTTGAAGTAGCCTTCTGCGGTCGGCTTCCACCATGCGGCCATGTCGAGGCCCACGGCCTGCGCCAGTTCCGCGCCGGGCTGGTACGTCGTGGCGCGAGGCGTCACCACGTCCACCGTAGAGGCCACGCATACGGCCAGCAGCCGCACCAGTTCGTCTTGCGACTTCGCCAGCAGCACGGCGAACAGTTCGGCGCTGTCCTCCGGCAAGGCTTCACCGGCCACCTGTTGCAGTTCGCGCAGCGCCACGGCGGCGGGCGATTCCGGCCAGTCCGGGGCCATGCCTTCCAGCCGGTCTTGCGCCGTGAGGCGCACGCCGAGCGGCAGGCCATCGCCATAGGCGTCGGGATGCAAGACGGTCTGCACCATGCCATGCACCAGCGCGGCCAGCGCGACGTGCGGATGCCGGGCGACTTCGATTTGCAGCGCCGCCGTGCGGTGGGCGCTCAACCGCTGCGCCAGCCGGTCGGACAGGCTCGCGGCTTTGGGCGCGTCGTCGGCGTCCTCGTGCTCGTCGTTGGCGGCTTCGCCTTCGGCACTGCCGAAACCGCGCCGCAGCTTTTCAAGCGTGCGCAGCGCCTTCGCCTCGGCTTCGCGCAGCAGGCCGCGATGAATGACGGCCTCGCCGCTGCGGTCGATGGTGACGATGGCACCGGCCACCTCGCGCACTTCGGGGGCATAGCCTTGTAAGGCGTCCTCCGCGTCTTGCAGTTCCCCGACCACCTGATCGCGCCGCTGTTCCAGTTTCTCGGCCTTGGCCTCGTCCTCGCTGCTTTCAACTTGGCAGGCTTCTTCCAGTTCGGCTTCGATCTTTTCGAGGCGGGTTTCCAGCGAGGCGATGCGGCGAGCCTCGCGGCTGGTCGGCTCGCGGCGGTGGCGCGGGGCGTTCTGGAACGCCTGCCGTTCCTCGTAGGCCAGATGCGGCACGGCCTCCACCCATGCCCATCCCTCGGCGCGCACGTCCTCGGCCAGCATTGCCAGCTTGTCGCGCACCAGCGTTTCCAGCACTGCGGTATCGGTGAGGTAGGTTCCGGCATCGCCTTCTGCGAACAGGTCGCGGCGGATGCCGCCGCCTGCCTGCCGGTAGGCGTCCAGCCCGACGAAGCGCACCAGCGCGTGCGCGGCGTCGATTTCGCGCTCGGTCAGGCGCTCGCGCAGCTTGGACGGGCTGCGCTGCCATTCCGGCGCACCATAGAACGCGGCTTCCTGCGCGGTGTGGTCGTCGGTGATGGTCAAGGCCATCAACTGTTCCAGCGTCGCGGCTCCGGCGCGGTAATCGGCCAGCAGGCGCGGCGAGACGTTCGCCAGCTTCAAGCGGCGCTGCACCACCAGCGGGGACACGCCGAAGTCTGCGGCAATGTCCTCCACCGAGCGGCCTTCCTTGACCAGCGCGGCGAAGGCCGCGAACTGGTCGGCGGGGTGCATGTTCTCGCGCTGCACGTTCTCCGCGAGGCTGACGGTGCGGGCGGACGCATCGGCCACCAGCAGGCACGGCACTTCGTAGTCGGCGGGGATGCGCTTCTTCTTCGCCAGCAGCTTCAAGGCGGTCAGGCGACGGTCGCCTGCGACGACTTCGTATTGCTCGCCATCGGCGGCGAGGATGACGATCAGGTTTTGCAGCAGGCCGATGCGGGCAATGCTCGCGGCCAGTTCGGGGATGGATTGGCGCGGGGTCGTGCGGACGTTGCGCTTGGAGCGGCGCGGCAACAACTGCGAGAGGGGGACCAAGATCAGGTTCTTGGTCGGGTCGGCCACTTCCAGCGGTGCGGCGGCTTCGATGGCGACGGCTTCGGTTTTGAGTACGGCGTTCATGGTGATAACTCCTTGCGGTTGGGGTGCAGCAGCGAGAGAAGCGGCAAGGGCTGCTGCCTGCCCCTGCCGCGTGGGGATTCAGGCTTTCAACTGGCGCAGGCCATCGGCCAGCAGCCACAGGGCGCGGTTCAGGCGCACGCTTTGGTCGATGCCCTGCACGGGCCGGGTGGTCTGGCGGCGGCCATTCGCGGCGCGGGCGGACAGGCCGCCTTTGGTCAAGTTCTCCTGCGTGCGGTTGAACACGCTCCACAGGTCGCGGCGGTCGTCGTCATGGCGGCGCGGCCTCAGGATTTGCGATTCCGTGATGGGCGCGGGCTTGTCCTCGTCGTACTTCAACGCCAGCGCAGCGCGGGCGAACACTTCCGATTCCCCGGCGTCCAGCGTGATCGCGCGCATGGCATCGCGCGATTCCTGCGCCCGGTCGAAGCCGTGCAGGACTTCGTAAGCGCCTTCGATCACCTGCGCCGCCACGTCGCCCTTGTGCGGTACGCGCACGTCGGCCACGGTGTCACCGCAGACAAGGCCATTGCTGCAAACAAAGCGGAACATCCCGGCCAGCATCTGATAGCTGCTGGTGCCGTCATGGGAGTTCAGCAGGATGATTTCGTTGGCCTCGCGGCCGTTGATCTGGCTGGCGTGGCGCAGCCGGATCATGTGCTTGGTGTAGTCACGGCGGTCGTCATGGCGCACGCGGGTTTGCGTCACCATGAAAGGCTCGAAGCCTTCCCCGCGCAGTTCTTGCAGCACGGTGGCGGTGGGGATGTAGCTGTACCGCTCGGAGCGGCTTTCGTGCGGGGCTTCCGCGTAGATGGACGGGGCCACGGCCCGGATTTGGTCATCGGACAAGGGACGTTCCGAACGCAGCACCGGGGAACGGGAAGCGAAGCGGGATGCGAGTTGCATGGCATTTCTCCTGACAAAGAAAAAAGGGTTTGCTGTTCACCGCATACCGGATTCCTAGATTCGGAAGCCCAGCCTTTCGGCTGTTCGGTGCGGTCGGCACGAGGAACCCGGTTGGCCCTGTTGCCACCGTCTTTCCTGAGTTCATCGCCCGCGACGGTCAGGAGCGCGCGGACGGGGGCCGTCAAGGAGGCAAGCGCAGGGTGGGTGCGGCCCGCAGGCGCAGCCGAGGACACGGCCCTGCGCGCCTTGACGGCACACGGCCGCGGGCTACAGTCGCGGTGAAGGTGATGAAGTCAGGGGAGACGGCTGGACATGGCCACGGCCCCTCAATACGCCGACCGCACGGCAAGCGAAGCGCGCAGGCCCGGATCTAGGAATCCGGGCCGGAGGCGTCAGCCGAGCGGAGCGAGGGAACGATGGAAGCCCGAAGGGGGCGAGACTCGCGTAGCGAGGCTCGATGCGCAGCACGACAGCGCGACCGGCCATGTTTCTTGGCCGGGGACGCACGACTGTCCTACGATCCCTCTATGGAGGAAACCATCATCAACAACGACGATCGTTTGGAGCACATGCTCCACCGCTCCAATGCCTTGCACGAACGTCTGGATGAACTACTGGGCGACGCCGATTTCGATGGATCGCCCCGTGGCGAGTCAGCTCTTGGCATGTGCCTGGTCGCTATGGAGCATGCAACAGCGATGCGAGCATTGATGGCGCTGCGACTACCCTCGTCCGCCGTCGGCCTCATGCGCCTGCAGTTCGAGGCCCTGACGCGGGCAATGTGGCTGCTCTACGCAGCCAGCGACGCAGCGATCGACAAGCTGCTGGCGCCACTGACGCTGCAGAGCGAACAGGCGGCCAAGAACTTGCCTGGCGCCAGCGAAATGATTGAGCAGATCGGCAAGCGAGTCGGACAAGGC
This DNA window, taken from Comamonas testosteroni TK102, encodes the following:
- a CDS encoding DUF2958 domain-containing protein; translated protein: MPQPLATVPERAQLLANGEARAAGRAIDPVPVVRLFTPDAHVTWLLAALDPADGDTAWGLIDLGIGMPAQGTVKLSELAGIVGPHQQPVMRDLYFRPTRTLSEYTRLAERDGAIPD
- a CDS encoding helix-turn-helix domain-containing protein, which produces MAAGNSLAKALKTVRKARGLSQEAFSDVSSRTYMSTLERDLKSPTLNKLAELCEVMEIHPLTLLTLAYAGNSPHKADELLAQVRQELEAVLKERDAAKPRA
- a CDS encoding DUF736 domain-containing protein, encoding MANIGTFTADKDGFTGTLRTLTLNVKAKLVPNDKGSSENAPDFRLQAAGHDIGAAWKKTSEAGRDYLSVTLDDPSFPAPVYARLIEGEDGTHDLIWSRSKPQAA
- a CDS encoding ArsR/SmtB family transcription factor gives rise to the protein MNETQAISALGALAHTQRLRVFRALVVAGPEGLTPSVLADQLDVARNSLSFHLKELAHAGLVTIEQQGRNLIYRADFTQMNGLLGYLTEHCCQGGACEVTESSSACTSC
- a CDS encoding ArsI/CadI family heavy metal resistance metalloenzyme, with protein sequence MKRFHVHLHVDDLNRSIGFYSQLFAAQPARVEGDYAKWMLEDPPVNFAISTRGNKPGIDHLGIQTDDAEELAVLKARAEAADMTLLDVGTTTCCYARSEKHWITDPQGVAWEHFHTLGNIPVFNEAAPAATSAAACCTPVRGKPVGVAVKPASSCC
- a CDS encoding arsenate reductase ArsC codes for the protein MTTDKTYNALFICTGNSARSILAEGILNELGQGRFRAYSAGSHPKGEVHPLALATLERLHMPTAGYRSKNWDEFAAPGAPELDFIFTVCDNAAGEVCPVWPGRPMSAHWGVPDPAAVEGTDEQKRKAFTDAALTLRRRIELFLSLPMQRLDAMSLQHELRSIGTK
- the arsB gene encoding ACR3 family arsenite efflux transporter; protein product: MSVGTQTASRVPAAPTMSVFERYLSVWVLLCIVAGIALGQFAPSVFHAIGRMEIAQVNLPVGLLIWVMIIPMLLKVDFGALGQVKQHWRGIGVTLFVNWAVKPFSMALLAWIFIRQVFAQWLPSDQLDSYVAGLILLAAAPCTAMVFVWSRLTGGDPVFTLSQVALNDTIMVFAFAPIVGLLLGLSSITVPWDTLLVSVGLYIVIPVILAQLWRRALLSKGQAAFDRALERIGPLSIAALLLTLVLLFAFQGEAIIRQPLVIAMLAVPILIQVFFNSGLAYWLNRRLGEQHNIACPSALIGASNFFELAVAAAISLFGFQSGAALATVVGVLIEVPVMLLVVRVVNRSRGWYECGPNSATR
- the arsC gene encoding arsenate reductase (glutaredoxin) (This arsenate reductase requires both glutathione and glutaredoxin to convert arsenate to arsenite, after which the efflux transporter formed by ArsA and ArsB can extrude the arsenite from the cell, providing resistance.), with amino-acid sequence MSTVTIYHNPDCGTSRNVLALIRNSGEEPTVIEYLKTPPDRATLMVLIAAMGVSARAVLREKGTPYAELGLGDPQWGDDRLIDFMLQHPILINRPIVVTPLGTRLCRPSEAVLDILPQPQRGAFRKEDGEAVVDAEGRRV
- a CDS encoding PadR family transcriptional regulator → MEHHDLLSGLIRLHVLHHAAEQEIYGQWMIDELAHHGYRLSPGTLYPMLHKMERDGYLVSRQEREGRTVRKLYTITPKGKEGLALAKDRIREFTGEAMHK
- the chrA gene encoding chromate efflux transporter, which produces MTDSTNTLQHEAAAARGSPVEVFGAFLKLGLTSFGGPIAHLGYFRSEFVERRRWLDDRSYSDLVALCQFLPGPASSQVGMALGLGRAGWLGLLAAWAGFTLPSAIALILFAFGIAEYQGLAQSGWVHGLKVVAVAIVAQAVWGMVKSLCPDRPRAALAILAALLTMVLPSAAGQLAAIAVAGLLGWWTLKIAQPGGGHAHSYPVSRKLGIVALLLFAAPLVGLPLWAAATDSSTIALLEGVYRSGALVFGGGHVVLPLLQASVVPSGVVSNADFLAGYGAAQAVPGPLFTFSAYLGAVAHGPLHGWIGGLALLGTIFLPAFFMLVGALPFWEGLRHRAGIQTAMAGINAGVVGILVSALYDPVWTSAIHSKADFGLALLSFGLLTVGRVPPALVVLLAGLVGWVMAMGV
- a CDS encoding GNAT family N-acetyltransferase: MWHTLTIQLRHETADDIAAIEAVTTAAFADAPHTSHTEQFIVRALRAANELTLSIVAEEHGRVVGHVALSPVTITHEHRRKTEGWYGLGPISVLPPRQGRGIGSRLMEQALSELRAMQAAGCVLLGDPTYYTRFGFQAHAGLQLPGVPPGYFMALALHGTVPEGIAHYSDAFNAAA
- a CDS encoding ParB/RepB/Spo0J family partition protein, with the protein product MNAVLKTEAVAIEAAAPLEVADPTKNLILVPLSQLLPRRSKRNVRTTPRQSIPELAASIARIGLLQNLIVILAADGEQYEVVAGDRRLTALKLLAKKKRIPADYEVPCLLVADASARTVSLAENVQRENMHPADQFAAFAALVKEGRSVEDIAADFGVSPLVVQRRLKLANVSPRLLADYRAGAATLEQLMALTITDDHTAQEAAFYGAPEWQRSPSKLRERLTEREIDAAHALVRFVGLDAYRQAGGGIRRDLFAEGDAGTYLTDTAVLETLVRDKLAMLAEDVRAEGWAWVEAVPHLAYEERQAFQNAPRHRREPTSREARRIASLETRLEKIEAELEEACQVESSEDEAKAEKLEQRRDQVVGELQDAEDALQGYAPEVREVAGAIVTIDRSGEAVIHRGLLREAEAKALRTLEKLRRGFGSAEGEAANDEHEDADDAPKAASLSDRLAQRLSAHRTAALQIEVARHPHVALAALVHGMVQTVLHPDAYGDGLPLGVRLTAQDRLEGMAPDWPESPAAVALRELQQVAGEALPEDSAELFAVLLAKSQDELVRLLAVCVASTVDVVTPRATTYQPGAELAQAVGLDMAAWWKPTAEGYFKHVSKAVILDAVGAFAPESVTRLAKLKKADIASEAERLADGTGWMPAIFKAEGPQDTAQEAGPEQDAPEDAEAMADEPAEALAA
- a CDS encoding DUF932 domain-containing protein; protein product: MQLASRFASRSPVLRSERPLSDDQIRAVAPSIYAEAPHESRSERYSYIPTATVLQELRGEGFEPFMVTQTRVRHDDRRDYTKHMIRLRHASQINGREANEIILLNSHDGTSSYQMLAGMFRFVCSNGLVCGDTVADVRVPHKGDVAAQVIEGAYEVLHGFDRAQESRDAMRAITLDAGESEVFARAALALKYDEDKPAPITESQILRPRRHDDDRRDLWSVFNRTQENLTKGGLSARAANGRRQTTRPVQGIDQSVRLNRALWLLADGLRQLKA